Genomic segment of Apostichopus japonicus isolate 1M-3 chromosome 8, ASM3797524v1, whole genome shotgun sequence:
actgtatgtgtgttggTATTTTTGTTTGACTTTATGTCTGAATATATTTatctgtgtatatatgtatttatgaatgtatgtatCAATGTATGTGACACTCCAGATCAAAACCTCAGCAAATCTTCTTCTTGACATGTGGCCTCCATAGAGCAAGTGCAAACCCCTTGTCGACTTTGCTGGAGGTCAAAACACACCTCAGTTCAACATGTGGTATGGATATCTCAAACCCTGCATATATGAAGGGTAGAATCTTTTTATGATGTCTAAGAACTCTGTAGCTTGTGTCTGAGGTCAGTTGAGGTCAACATTGGTAAACCCTTGTATATTGACAGGTTGGTTGCCCATGGTTAGTCAAAGTATCTGTTTCTAATAACAACCATATACATTGATTCctttgatatttaaatataaagttttatcCAAGCCTGATATGTTAGTGCTGGTGTTCCATTCTCTTTGCAAGCAAACGTTTTGAAGGTTGTTACTACAGCATTTATATATCTTCTCTTTTCAGTGGACAAGTCTATGTGGCATCTCAAGAGTGTATATGGAAACTAGAACCTGTCCCAATCCACAATCAGATCAAGGAACTGCTTAAAGATAAACAGTTTGAATTGGCCCTGCACCTTGCAGTAAGTAGTAATCAATCAACTAGCAACAACACTGAGTGTGTACATTTCCCCCCTTAATATCAGAAAGTACAAACAACATGATGaaataattgataaaaaaaattagattCAAAAGCTTAATAGGACTTGAAAATCTCAAAAAGATAGGAAAGCAATGATACCTTTCATTTTGTTGAATAACgtcagcatttttttttggcgggggggggggggggaggaaatgtTCCTTACAAGGCAGAAGAAAAAGGAGAATATAACAAGACCGGCTGTAACATTGTCTGTATAAACCCTGTAAATTTTTTCAATCATTTGTAAAGCTCAGAAGTAAAAATTACAATCAAATATGAAGCACAGCTTTCCTTGCCTAAACTATATCTGACAAGCCCTCTTGAACTTCTGTTCCTTAATGTAAAACTTGATCTTCATCACACTCTGTGTTTGATTTTGTTGTCCATCCGATTACATTTTGCTTTTGCGTATTTCCCAATCGATTCCAAGTCAGTAGGAGATCAACCCGTCGCTATCAGCTTGGATAAATGTAGCATTTTTAGCAAGTACTTTGAGCTAATTGTGAATTCTGAAACTTTCAAAATcatgatttttaaaattatcTTTATATTTAAACAGAATATGACAGAGGAAGTAGAGGCCGACAAACAGATGAGGATACAAAACATACAGAATCTTTATGCATTTGAATTATTCCAACAAGAGAGGTTTGAAGAGTCAATGAAACTGTTTGCAAAGCTCAGCACAGGTTGGttgataattaataattaatattgataagtgatattgataattgatattgatattaatattgataattaatatTGGGCTATGGGAAATGCTGGTGTGTGGTCTGGCATAGAAAAAGATTGCGCAGTGAAACCACTTTTGATACAATATTAACCAGGAAGTTTGGGTTATTTTACAACAACGCTAAACATCCACATATGCATGTGTGAGAGAGGTTGAATGGCTTATATCTTACAATTCACTTTGGGGTGGCTATTCAGTTTACCAGTTTGTGTCATtgtgcttttttttatttttattaccaTTTGGAAAAAGATTTCCAATAGAGTACCATGGATTTCTCCTAGATGAAAAACCTACCTTACTCTCACTGGCCTGGGCTCGAACCAGGAACCTCTCAGATGCTACGTTTTATTGCTCCTAAAGCGACCGCCTTTTATCGACTCGGCCAGAGGACTGGGTTTTATGACTGTATATTATCCAGAAAGATGAAATATCTTGAAATGTTATGTGAAAGTCTCAGTAATACAGATCTTGTACTATCATGTAGCTATtaacttaaaaattaataaaggaGGATGAATGTACTATTCCCTTCATCTTCTCCTGGTGGTCTGTATAGTTATCTCCATCATCTGGTTATctcttgtgtaaaagtaagttggcctgacgtttcgatcctagcaggatcttcttcaaaggctaaatgacaagttacagtgaacagaagggacaaaaacacgcacagaatacagacaggttaatgagcacggtgaacacaaagagatagatgtaaggggattagtaccCTACCCCGTTCCcctaatcctctctttgtccctccactgtttatttcctacctctcctcttcccttgttgctttcttctctccatcccttgtctactcatactgttacttgtcatttagcctctgaagaagatcctgctaggatcgaaacgtcaggccaactaacttttacacattctattacacaggctctctactggataagcagtttgctaacagttttattttattttggttatCTCTTATAAGAACAGGGTTCTGCtgctgccggtcggcgccggtcgggcccgaccagcatgctgaattaccgaccgccacaatctgcctgagtgacttttccgaccggcacttattttcgataggaactccaaaaaacagctccatagccggagggtcgaacgtacagaaacaatctgtttgagactaggggacatccagttcataactgttcaaaatatccaacacatcacagtgtcatacttagagttccgcattccagaccatgactgttttccgtttccaactcccgatcgtacttttgatagtttcatttatatctatttttatcgcgCGAGACACAGGCACTATCCAGCTAGCTAGTACACATACGGCCGTTAACCTTCGTAGCGGGTAAATTTACTTCATATTGCATTAGGCACGAGTGAcaagggctggaaaaccttgcgaatagtccgaaccaggttcgcgggaaatccgcgatgctcgcgggaaatccagcccggctggcgaaaaaaaaaaatcggacaaaaaaaaaaaaatcgaaaaaaaaacgggacgaaaaactaaaaaaaaaacacaaaggacaAATAAGTAcatctataaaaaaaagtaaaatttcataagaaaagtttcagaaacaaaaggaaaatgttcagagagcgtgctcgcaattttagtcacaataccaacgagtaatgatgtgtccccaacccacttACAATGGCTATTTCGCAAGCTTCAGGGTATACGTGTCACACGGACAcccacggcccagcgcgggaagattgctgtaataaatcagcctcgcgggaaatgttttgaacaatattgccattccacgttcttatatatttgtattgtatgttggttagtaaacgttttctttcgtatgaatttgacttcagttcagtgCTCCCACTAAGGTGCGGGggtcccttcaactgactcagtaatcccgcaacgaaaacatttgtctgctggaaatccccgcatcgttttttgcattcgcgatgagtttatactcaatgtacaacttattcacttgaccgtatagagaaaaaaaaacaactgaaaatcaattgtgtaccaattgtgtacggaaaggtggtaggctacacctttcaaattttgcgaaagatcgagcaaaccactttcgaaaaattcacgccaaacttgcatatcgtactaaatgcaactaatgtcatgtaaacaaggctctagtgcatccatttatgaatacaccgtaagaccacatctggtgttacgcggggggaaaagaaagtattttctagcatttccaaaaataccgaaaaaataatatcctaccatagttaagtgtatagcaaatagcctaaaccacctcggcggttataacggatctcacgtaactacaaaatcacaattaattgtattttgcggagttgacgttttctacaagaacatggaaacaatatcattgggagtggactctcactcactgtccatctaaaattatcatctcagcctgaattatttatttcataggcaccaccggctggtctgtactctggtgctccagatatttgtcctaacttttttcataaattatgaaaaattccagacttGAGacctcatttcaaagctgtctacatgtggctcagaatactcgggaagggccgtttccggccatctggggggtttccaaaatccaaaattttcttgtacgctccacgccaaccgatggtggcgctccgcttagatagtcctgccggcactcaatccaccctgggcagaaccctgtaAGAATCTTTGTAGACCAGGTTTGTAGTGTAACTTATAATCGAGGCTGGGGAGTGAGTGATATGTGTGTAAATTGAAGTAAAGTAGAAACGTTACAACCATCATTCAATCGTTTTCATTGTCATAATGTATTTGTGAAAGATTGTAGAATGCATGTGGTGTTCTTAAATTGAAAATGCATATGAGCATGGAATATTTGCTGGTATGAAGAAATATTTAGTTTTTTGTTTCTATAAAGCAATTAAAGCAacgacatttatatatatatatatatatatatatatatatatgtgcagtTTAAACGCTATCAGAATAAACATCTGTTGGAATAAAAGTGGCAAATGCTACTTTTTTGAAGATACCGACAGTCCAAGGAATGACAGCATGTAAACAAATTTGCATAAAGGAAGTTATATACTTGAGAATTACTTTACTTATTTCACCTTTCAGATCCTGCCCAAGTTATTGGCCTGTTCCCTGATTTACTACCGGGAGACTATCGAAATAAGATAGAATACCCTAGCACACCCACAGAGTTAATGGGAGCCAAGTTAGAGAAGGGCTTAACCGCTCTGATTGAGTACCTGACTCAGAAGAGACAGGACCTGTTGTCCAAAGACCCGACTGCAGACATGTCTCAGCTCTCTAGCATCGTGGAGGGATCCACCACCACATCATCATCAAAGCAAAGAGCACAAATAATAGACACCACACTGCTTAAGTGTTACCTTCAGGTAGGTAGTAATGAAGCTCATTGTAATAGACACCACACTGCTGAAGTGTTACCTTCAGGTAAGTAGTAACCAAGCATTGTAATAGACACCACACTGCTGAAGTGTTACCTTCAGGTAAGTAGTAACCAAGCATTGTAATAGACACCACACTGCTTAAGTGTTACCTACAGGTAAGTAGAAATAAAGCATTGTAATAGACACCACACTGCTGAAGTGTTACCTTCAGGTAAGTAGTAACCAAGCATTGTAATAGACACCACACTGCTTAAGTGTTACCTCCAGGTAACTAGTAATGAAACTCATTGTAATAGACACCACACTGCTTAAGTGTAACCTTCAGGTAAGTAGTAACCAAGCATTGTCATAGACACCACATTGCTTAAGTGTTACCTTCAGGTAAGTAGTAACCAAGCATTGTAATAGACACCACACTGCTTAAGTGTTACCTACAGGTAAGTAGTAATGAAACTCATTGTAATAGACACCACACTGCTTAAGTGTTACCTTCAGGAAAGTAGTAATGAAGCATTGTCATAGACACCACACTGCTTAAGTGTTACCTCCAGGTAACTAGTAATGAAACTCATTGTAATAGACACCACACTGCTTAAGTGTAACCTTCAGGTAAGTAGTAACCAAGCATTGTAATAGACACCACACTGCTTAAGTGTTACCTTTAGCTGCTTgttggaggggggtggggtgggggggtgctTGTGTTTTATGATGTCATGCCTTATGCTGACGGATCGCCTTTGTCAAAGCAGCAAGTACCAATTATTGATACCACTCTGTTACCTTCCGTAAGAAGCTATTGAAAGATTTAGTAATTGTAATACTGCGTTGAAAAATAAATGTGGTTAGTTTTGTGTCTTGTTCATACATATTTATCATTGCTTGCATAAACAGGGTAGAATAGCATATAGGTTTTGCAAGGCAATTTGAGATTTGTCGATAATCTTTTTGTAACACATgcaaaattaataattattttttagaagaaaaaaaatgcgaCACTTCTTTCTACTTGTACAGTCATTTTGCTGTGCAATGCCAGATAAATCAGTTCTAGCTgtggttatttttgttttgattttttttactatttattaGAGGTACCTCAAGTCTGTCAAACTTtactattttttctttgtttagaCCAACGATGCTTTAGTTGCCTCCCTGCTGAGACTAAAGGACAATAAATGTCACTTTGAAGAGAGCGAGAGGGTCCTAAAGAAACATCAGAAATATAGCGAGCTAATCATTTTATACAACAAGAAGGAAAAACACAAAGAAGGTAATGAGTTTTTTAGAAAAGTAAGTCAAGGGAGAAGCAAACCCAAAACCATCATCCTCCATCGATATGATGGAAACGCTATAGTAAGGAACAACTTCCCCAAAGAGATAAGCAAAATATTATGCCATGTGAAAGATGTCGTAGTTTGAATGACAAACTctatacttgatcaagtctaaacatGGCATCATTGAGCCTCTAGTGTTTTTGttgtgtttctttcattttacccTTTTTTACAGTTTTAATTTCCTTGTTTGGGTAATGGGTTTTTTAATTGCTAAATGCTCATTCTGAAAGCCATGCCTAAAGCATTTAATGCAACCTAAGATTTGTCAGGTCTTGTTTGTCGTATCGATACTGGTTAAattcaccttgaaaatatgacaaaagagagacaaaagaaaagtgaaatatGTTTTACCTTATAGTGTCGCTATGACATCACATGAATTGCATAAAGGCAGCACAGTGACACAGCTGCTGTTAAACCAGCGCATTGACCCAAACAGAGCAAGACAATCATCTTCATGAAGGAGTTGTTCATCATCAGCAGTTCTATCATATTATCTAACAACGTACTGAACCATACAGAGCAAGACACTTTCTTATCTTCGTCGAGGAGTTCGTTAgcattaaattattatattaacatTTATCATTTAATCTATAGAAGATGGTTGAGTTTGCTTCTACTTCAAAACAAGGGTTAATAAATACTCtttaaatattcattgattCATTGCAGCAAATATTTCCACTTGTAGACCccttcccccctttttttaaaattatgtttctATCACGGGAGACCAGAGAGTGGTCGGGAGTGTCTATTTCTGATTCCTAATTTTCGGCTCACCAGTCTCTGTTTCTTACGACATTTTGAACTTTGAGTATATTGTTTAACCTCGAGAGACAAACAGTTAATGCCTTAACTTTTTCTATCTGTCAGTTGGGAAGTTTTGAAATTCCCTTATCTGTTTCTTGTGATAAGTTTAAAAGTACTTCTCTATTAGTATGAGAAGAAGCAGAGATGCCTTTCATGTTGAATAATGGTCATATGTCTTGTGATTCAGGTCTGTATTGCCACCTTGGGCTGTTTAACAAATGcgacaaatatttataataatttaaaaggtAAATGAAGTGTattgatttttaaaaaaattgaaataagcAGCCAGACACAGAGAATATATTACCAGAACATTCAGGATCTTGTTTACATTCACAAACATGAAGAACACACAGAGGCTTGAATTATCACTTGAAGCGATCGATGTGAAAGAATGTCTCCCTCTTTCCTGTCCGTGGCAGCACTTGACTTATTATTACGACAGTCTCAGAAGGTATCGAGTCCGCTGAGGGGTCATGAAAGAACGGTACAGTACCTACAGAAGCTAGGAGCTAATCAAGCTGACCTCATATTTGAATATGCAACGTGGGTGCTATCTGCTCATCCAGAGGATGGGCTTAAGGTGGGTACAATGTTTTCTATATTATGTACTTAAAGTACCaactaataataattttaaaacaaCTTGATGGTTGCTCATGTTCTTTTGATTCGTGAAAGCACTTAATAAGAGATTGACAGATCGGGTTGATGAACTgtgaataattatgaatatgaataagtcataaacaaatatttcacaaattAAAACGTCTGCATATTTGATAGGCGAGATTCCAAGGGAAAATATGCTCCAGATATATCAGTGTAGTGTAACTTTAGTAAGTTAATGAAAGTTATGAGATTTCTTTCTTCCAGTACACTTATGTATAAATATTGCAAATCTTTGCTGTGTCACAGATATTTACTGAAGATAACTTAGAAGTACTTCAATTAGACAGAAGGAAAGTCTTGGACTACCTGAGTCGAGCCGCCCCAAAGCTGGTCATCCCATATCTGGAACACATCATCCTAAACTGTGGCGACGAGACGGAGGCCTTTCACAATCAGCTAATCCAAATGTATCGAGAAGAGATTGAGAAGCTGATGCCGGAATTTGAAAAAACCCTCCCGGAAGGTAGTCGTCTCATTTCTCAACAGTTTGCTGGAGATATACAGTGctcgtttcttttttttttcttttcttatatatCGTTAATAATGATGAGATATTATTTCGTAGGATATAGTCACAACAGATCTTTGAACTGATTAGAGAAACGCTATTACCGACTTGTTTGTAGTATACGACAGTTAATTCATTAATCTTGCTTTAAGAAAAGGTCTGCAATGTTTTTGGAAAGCAGAATGGTATCACTTGAAGAATTTtgagtttttactttttttcttgtgCTTTTTGACAGGGCAAAGTTTCACAAGAGCTGGCTCAGAACCTGGAGAGTTAGGTGCCTTAAGAAAAAAGCTGCTGGGCTTCTTGGAAACATCTGTGAATTATGCACCTAAAAAGCTGTTAGCATTTTTCCCTAAAAATGGTAAGATGGGTGATTAGTTTGGTAAAATATGTAATGACATTGGAGAATTTGTTATCAATTTCAGATATTGCAAAGTTATCAAATTGAAAACACATTGAATCGCCACTTTAGACTTTGTAAAACATTTGAAAGTTGTAAGTTGGTTGTTTACCTGATAAACTGAGACTAAACTGTATTGAAATAATAATGGTAGTATCGTTACATTGTAGAATTTCACACCCGAAAGGTGCCAACTGATGGCATAGGAACTATACAAAGTGTAATTACTTTATCAATATCCCAGGCTGTTTCCCAACTTCCCTTTTTTTAATGCTTACCTACAAAGTATTCTTGAAGGGAAAGCTCGTTCAGATTTGAGTAAAACGTGACAAGATGTTGTGTAATATGCTCTAAAATACCTCTACAGCATTCTTTGAAGAAAGAGCTCTATTGTCTGGGCGAGCTGGGAGGCACGAGCAGGCATTGGCGATCTATGCACACCTCCTTAAAAGTGCCAGTCTAGCAGAGGCCTACTGTGAACGACATTACAACCCTAAATGTGAAGACAGTAAAGAGGTCAGAAACAATAGAATATTTATCTTcctgtcctttttttttttaacccttcTTGTTTAATAGTTAAGTACATTTTTAATCCTTAATCATCTAATAGAAAGTGGATTTCCATTTTAAAGAAAAGATCACACTTCCTAAACATACCTCCTTCACAAACAAGCACATTTCCTAGCGAGggtgtggataattgggtgTTGGGTGGCACTAGTAGCTACTTCGAATATTCACAATGTTGAGACAGTGTGGAGAGATATGCAAAACTGAAAACTCATTTTTCTTACTTGCCACTTTCAGTTgggacaagttttttttatgttttagaTATATTTGGTCCTTTTATCTGACACTTATATCACTTGTAGGGTTAGTATgggcagtatgaatatcctcTTTCTAGTAGATAAATGTTCATTACGGTGCATTTTGCCACTACAAGTCCTTTAAAGTGTAACagataagttttttttttgttttagatATATTTGGTCCTTTTATCTGACACTTATATCACTTGTAGGGTTAGTATgggcagtatgaatatcctcTTTCTAGTAGATAAATGTTCATAACGGTGCATTTTGCCACTACAAGTCCTTTAAAGTGTAACATATAAGTATTTTACATTGCATGGTACTAGCATAGCAAAATTTGTCCCGATTGGCTGTTTCCATACTTCCTTACATTTACATATCCACTCTACCTACTTTTAAAGTCTTAAAAATATTTGCGAAACTATTTACAAAACTAGGAACTCTGTCTGTTTTCCATTTGTGTCaagaaaatattgataatacCTTTAAAACCTAAATATTGACAATACCCTTTAAAACCTAAATATTGATAATACCTTTAAAACCTAAATATTGACAATACCCTTTAAACCTAAATATTGACATTACCCTTAAAAACCTATATGTCACATCCGTCGGAAAATCTGGGATAATTCATACAGAACATTTTCTTATCATTTCTTACCTCTTGCTGGggattattattaattttccaaatactttCTACTTCGAACAGGTTTATTTTAAGCTGTTTCAAACCTACTTGGACCCACCAGATTCACAGTCTTTCCGATCTCAAACAAGCGTAGCAGAGCCAGAGAAAAATGTTGGAGAGGCCTTGAAAATCCTTGAAAAACACTTTGACAAAATTGACACTGCTAAGGTAAAAGCTTGAACAACCTATGCTTATGTTTAGGTTTGCCTTGGCGGTATCACACTGTAGATCAAGTTTACACCCTGGAGGATAGTTTATTAAAGATGTAAAATAGGATTGTCAGGCAGGTGGCTTGTTTGAAGTATGCAGGAAACTACTTGGAGCTGAGAAGGATTTAGAGTATCATATCACAAAGATTTGATAtttctacaatttttttataaCCTGAGAAAGACAGGATGTTTCATCTGAAAGATATTCTTTCAAAATACTTAACAATGTTTTGGTTTCACTCAGATTAATGGTTGATGAGGCAAGGAGAAAATTGATGAACTTtacagggtttttttttttttttaagacaatACAACAGCTGCATGGGTGATTGATGCCTAAACTTTCAAGAATAGTTGTCTCATTTCGAAATTATGCTATACCAAAGAAGGTTCCATATTAAATTAAAGGATAACATTCATTGGTTTTTCGTCATTGGCTGGATTACATGAAATTAATCCAGTCATATATCTGTTAATTTGTTGCAAATTTAGGCCTTTGAGTGTCTTCCAGGAGACATAAAAGTTGACCACGTCCATAAATTCCTGGGAAAAGTTCTTGAAATCAAGGCAAAGCAGAGGAGAGCAGCTCAAGTGTCTAAGAGTTTATTCTACGCAGAGAATCTTCAGGTAAGAATTAAAGATCACAGTGCATGTAATCGCTCAGGGGCGTCATTCTTCCCAAATGCTTCTTTCTTGCAGTTTCGAAT
This window contains:
- the LOC139971133 gene encoding vam6/Vps39-like protein isoform X2; protein product: MHIAYKARAVLPNLPLQIEAIACHGNHVLVGTKNSKDGSAKLLDYTIKRGEGIAEYEIDVNKSLKSFSKKPVQQLTCVPEHQILISLSDGLIHVHEMSHFTELFTMHKTRGASIFATDVHKTSSASGLVTYHLKMCVAVRRKIILYDWRNRSFMEITELGVSDVPRSMAWCGHSICVGFKRDYFLIGIQTGELKELFTTGNTSQVEPTITKLSEDLMALGRDNMSIIIDSEGEPAKKYALRWSDVPTVLEHDQPYVIAVMPKYIEIRTVDPRLLVQNIEIKDPKYITSGSGQVYVASQECIWKLEPVPIHNQIKELLKDKQFELALHLANMTEEVEADKQMRIQNIQNLYAFELFQQERFEESMKLFAKLSTDPAQVIGLFPDLLPGDYRNKIEYPSTPTELMGAKLEKGLTALIEYLTQKRQDLLSKDPTADMSQLSSIVEGSTTTSSSKQRAQIIDTTLLKCYLQTNDALVASLLRLKDNKCHFEESERVLKKHQKYSELIILYNKKEKHKEALDLLLRQSQKVSSPLRGHERTVQYLQKLGANQADLIFEYATWVLSAHPEDGLKIFTEDNLEVLQLDRRKVLDYLSRAAPKLVIPYLEHIILNCGDETEAFHNQLIQMYREEIEKLMPEFEKTLPEGQSFTRAGSEPGELGALRKKLLGFLETSVNYAPKKLLAFFPKNAFFEERALLSGRAGRHEQALAIYAHLLKSASLAEAYCERHYNPKCEDSKEVYFKLFQTYLDPPDSQSFRSQTSVAEPEKNVGEALKILEKHFDKIDTAKAFECLPGDIKVDHVHKFLGKVLEIKAKQRRAAQVSKSLFYAENLQIRELHMYYQSARSVITEETTCLVCRKRIGNSAFARYPNGVIVHYYCCKDRTVLPVAAT
- the LOC139971133 gene encoding vam6/Vps39-like protein isoform X1, whose amino-acid sequence is MHIAYKARAVLPNLPLQIEAIACHGNHVLVGTKNSKDGSAKLLDYTIKRGEGIAEYEIDVNKSLKSFSKKPVQQLTCVPEHQILISLSDGLIHVHEMSHFTELFTMHKTRGASIFATDVHKTSSASGLVTYHLKMCVAVRRKIILYDWRNRSFMEITELGVSDVPRSMAWCGHSICVGFKRDYFLIGIQTGELKELFTTGNTSQVEPTITKLSEDLMALGRDNMSIIIDSEGEPAKKYALRWSDVPTVLEHDQPYVIAVMPKYIEIRTVDPRLLVQNIEIKDPKYITSGSGQVYVASQECIWKLEPVPIHNQIKELLKDKQFELALHLANMTEEVEADKQMRIQNIQNLYAFELFQQERFEESMKLFAKLSTDPAQVIGLFPDLLPGDYRNKIEYPSTPTELMGAKLEKGLTALIEYLTQKRQDLLSKDPTADMSQLSSIVEGSTTTSSSKQRAQIIDTTLLKCYLQTNDALVASLLRLKDNKCHFEESERVLKKHQKYSELIILYNKKEKHKEALDLLLRQSQKVSSPLRGHERTVQYLQKLGANQADLIFEYATWVLSAHPEDGLKIFTEDNLEVLQLDRRKVLDYLSRAAPKLVIPYLEHIILNCGDETEAFHNQLIQMYREEIEKLMPEFEKTLPEGRQSFTRAGSEPGELGALRKKLLGFLETSVNYAPKKLLAFFPKNAFFEERALLSGRAGRHEQALAIYAHLLKSASLAEAYCERHYNPKCEDSKEVYFKLFQTYLDPPDSQSFRSQTSVAEPEKNVGEALKILEKHFDKIDTAKAFECLPGDIKVDHVHKFLGKVLEIKAKQRRAAQVSKSLFYAENLQIRELHMYYQSARSVITEETTCLVCRKRIGNSAFARYPNGVIVHYYCCKDRTVLPVAAT